GGCGATCTCACCAGCGGTATGCTGCTGGTGAACCTGTTGAAAGGCGAGCCGCTGAAGCAGTCGCTGGAGCATATCACTGCGGCCGTGTATGAAGTGATGCTGAAAACCCACGAAATGGGCGAGTATGAACTGCAGCTGGTGGCGGCGCAGGAGAGCATCGCGCGGCCGACACAGCATTTCGCTGCCGAAAGGCTGTAAGCGTCTGCAGGCGCTCAGCCTGATACGCGGTTAACAAAACGGGACGCCTGCGCGTCCCGTTGTCATATCAGGCCAGCCCTTCCGCCTTTAACGCGGCGATCACCGCCGGACGTTCCGCCACGCGCGCCTGCCAGGCGGCCAGCGCCTCAAGCGCGCTAAGATCCAGCTTCACCGCTTTCGCCCAGCGCGTCACGACGAACAGATAAGCATCCGCCACGGTAAAGCGCGCGCCGAGCAGCCACTGCTTATCGCGCAGCGCATTATCGACATAGCGGAACTTCGTCAGCAGCTGCTCGCGCTGCTTCACCTTGAACTCTTCCGGCGTATCGGGGCGAAACAGCGGGCTGAAGCCCTTATGCAGTTCGGTAGAGATATAGCTCAGCCACTCCAGCGTATGGTAGCGCGTCAGGCTGCCCGCCGGGGCCAGCAGCTGGCGATCGGGCTTCAGGTCCGCCAGGTACTGCACGATAGCGGTGCCTTCGGTAAGCAGCGTGCCGTCATCCAGCTCCAGCGCCGGAACCTGACCTTTCGGGTTGATCTGCAGATAGTCTTCGCCGCGTTCGGTCACTTTTTTCGCCAGGTCGACATTAACCTGAGTGAAATCGAGATCGCATTCGCGCAGAACGATATGGGGAGAAAGGGAACAGGCGCCAGCTTTACTGAAGAGTTTCATACAATGCTCCTTGTTGCATGCGGGGGTAAGGATCATCCTACTGCGCGACCGGGCAAATGTCAGTGCGGGGGCAATAAAAAAGCCGTCGCAGGGACGGCTTTTTCACTCCACGCGCTGAATCAGCTGTGGCTTTCCG
This DNA window, taken from Mixta gaviniae, encodes the following:
- the gstA gene encoding glutathione transferase GstA encodes the protein MKLFSKAGACSLSPHIVLRECDLDFTQVNVDLAKKVTERGEDYLQINPKGQVPALELDDGTLLTEGTAIVQYLADLKPDRQLLAPAGSLTRYHTLEWLSYISTELHKGFSPLFRPDTPEEFKVKQREQLLTKFRYVDNALRDKQWLLGARFTVADAYLFVVTRWAKAVKLDLSALEALAAWQARVAERPAVIAALKAEGLA